The Lysobacter sp. HDW10 genome window below encodes:
- a CDS encoding phage head closure protein codes for MSFTARELAKRVELQDYVSTQDPETGYITRTWTTFATVMAKVEPLVGREYFAAAAIQAENTVKFTMRYQPDLRPHHRLLYDGKLWNIQSVINPKGRNRETLVMAKDIAEGTI; via the coding sequence ATGAGCTTCACGGCCAGAGAATTAGCCAAGCGCGTCGAATTGCAAGACTACGTTTCAACGCAAGACCCTGAAACGGGATACATCACGCGCACATGGACCACGTTTGCCACGGTGATGGCAAAAGTCGAGCCGCTGGTAGGGCGCGAATACTTCGCCGCCGCCGCCATCCAAGCCGAAAACACGGTGAAGTTCACCATGCGATACCAACCCGATTTGAGGCCGCACCATCGCCTGTTGTATGACGGCAAGCTGTGGAATATCCAATCAGTGATCAATCCGAAAGGACGCAACCGCGAAACACTGGTGATGGCCAAAGACATTGCGGAAGGAACAATCTAG
- a CDS encoding CHASE domain-containing protein — MASHSDGVLNATLNPDLQRPRIRIAVLLSLLVLMVCLSLTGIIWREAHRQSNAMRSAAAVKEADAIALMIRGHLSSFELILHGSAALLASIVQIQRQQWTTYVSALDIGNRYPGVVGVGLSLYFDQSHLVLMQEQIRKDSGELFTVWPSGVRADYGPIVFLAPETTVNSKFYGYDMYSEPLRHDAMQRSMETGKAWLTTKLQLRQDGSKPVSSAIMYLPIYRKNAQPQTLSERRAEMLGWSYIPFHTEAIIQQALKPLSRNFLLVVEETGSGTPQVLFKDSGKPVVSHPVWTAEEEVLGRTWRTSLYAKSNEGDMFSRDLLVLLVGIPLSLALTAIVLALALTRLRAYGIAQDMNAAHRRSETLLRSSLTHSAIGKCLLDSRGRILQVNPAFCQMMGGEASDFFERTIDGLFDPGAVRIRTTPEEPGVWSEVRRLVRKNGEIRHMSLIFATIPQDEAVEVAQILQVLDITDRITNEARIQSLNRTLESRVESRTRELTELNDELKSFAYTVSHDLRAPLRAIEGFSQVLSDKYSKQLDETGQGYLSRVRTAALRMSDLIDAMLKVARLSQSKLERRNFNISDLAFEIQSGLESGEPNRSVHFDIEPGLFANGDPALISNLLQNLIGNAWKFTRGKQGAVIRFGRTLELPYGFFVEDNGAGFSESFAHNLFRPFQRLHTESEFEGHGIGLTSVKRVVERHGGEIRARGEVGKGARFVFNLPPEDVS; from the coding sequence ATGGCCTCCCATAGCGACGGCGTCTTAAACGCCACTCTCAACCCTGATCTACAACGTCCACGGATCCGCATTGCCGTGCTGCTCAGCCTGCTTGTGCTGATGGTCTGCTTGTCGTTGACCGGCATTATTTGGCGGGAAGCGCATCGGCAATCCAATGCCATGCGCAGCGCTGCCGCCGTGAAAGAAGCCGATGCAATTGCATTGATGATCCGTGGTCATTTGAGCTCGTTTGAGCTCATCTTGCATGGCAGCGCTGCGCTACTGGCCTCGATCGTGCAAATCCAGCGACAGCAGTGGACCACCTATGTCAGTGCATTGGATATAGGCAACCGGTATCCCGGCGTCGTAGGCGTTGGGCTTTCGCTCTATTTCGATCAATCGCATTTGGTCTTGATGCAAGAGCAGATTCGCAAAGATTCCGGAGAGCTGTTTACGGTTTGGCCATCAGGCGTACGTGCCGATTACGGCCCGATCGTGTTTCTGGCACCGGAGACGACCGTGAACTCCAAGTTCTACGGTTACGACATGTATTCGGAGCCGTTGCGGCACGATGCCATGCAGCGCTCGATGGAGACAGGCAAGGCATGGCTCACGACCAAGTTGCAACTGCGTCAAGATGGCAGCAAGCCGGTGTCGTCCGCCATCATGTACTTGCCGATCTATCGAAAAAACGCGCAGCCGCAAACCTTGAGTGAGCGACGCGCAGAAATGTTGGGTTGGTCATACATCCCGTTCCATACCGAGGCCATCATTCAACAAGCGTTGAAGCCGCTCAGCCGGAATTTCTTGTTAGTGGTCGAAGAAACGGGAAGTGGGACACCGCAAGTGCTGTTCAAAGACAGCGGAAAGCCGGTCGTTTCACACCCTGTCTGGACCGCTGAAGAAGAAGTGCTAGGCAGAACATGGCGGACGTCTCTTTACGCGAAATCGAACGAAGGCGATATGTTTTCGCGCGATTTATTGGTGCTCTTGGTGGGGATTCCACTTTCGCTCGCGCTAACCGCGATCGTCCTGGCACTTGCTCTGACACGTTTGCGTGCCTACGGCATTGCCCAAGACATGAACGCCGCGCACCGCCGAAGTGAAACCTTGCTTCGCTCGTCGCTGACGCACTCCGCCATCGGCAAATGCCTCTTGGATTCGCGTGGTCGCATTCTGCAAGTGAATCCTGCGTTCTGCCAAATGATGGGAGGAGAAGCTTCTGACTTCTTTGAGCGAACGATTGATGGCCTGTTTGATCCGGGTGCGGTGAGAATCCGCACCACGCCTGAAGAACCTGGCGTGTGGAGCGAAGTCCGACGATTGGTCCGCAAGAACGGAGAGATCAGACATATGTCACTGATCTTCGCCACCATTCCACAAGATGAGGCTGTGGAAGTTGCGCAAATCCTGCAGGTGCTCGACATCACCGATCGGATCACCAACGAAGCGCGCATCCAATCTTTAAATAGAACGCTTGAATCGCGTGTCGAATCGCGTACGCGCGAGCTGACCGAGTTGAACGATGAGCTGAAGAGCTTTGCCTACACGGTATCTCACGACTTACGCGCACCGCTGCGTGCCATTGAAGGGTTTAGTCAGGTGCTGAGCGACAAGTATTCCAAGCAATTGGATGAAACAGGGCAGGGCTACCTGAGCCGCGTCAGAACAGCCGCATTGCGCATGAGCGATTTGATCGATGCCATGTTGAAAGTCGCGCGTCTGTCGCAATCCAAGCTGGAGCGCCGTAACTTCAACATCAGTGATCTTGCTTTTGAGATTCAATCTGGATTGGAAAGCGGTGAGCCCAATCGCAGTGTCCACTTCGACATTGAACCCGGGCTATTCGCCAATGGTGACCCTGCGTTGATTTCCAATCTCTTGCAGAACTTGATTGGAAACGCATGGAAGTTCACGCGCGGCAAGCAAGGTGCGGTCATTCGTTTCGGACGCACCTTGGAGTTGCCGTACGGCTTCTTCGTGGAAGACAATGGCGCCGGCTTCTCTGAGTCTTTTGCACATAACCTGTTCCGGCCGTTCCAGCGACTGCATACCGAGAGTGAATTTGAAGGACACGGTATTGGCTTGACCTCGGTGAAACGCGTTGTCGAACGTCACGGCGGTGAAATCCGTGCGCGTGGCGAAGTCGGCAAGGGTGCGCGATTCGTCTTCAATCTACCGCCCGAAGACGTGAGTTAA
- a CDS encoding helix-turn-helix domain-containing protein encodes MKKQLSNPSPEPAVYLYDIDTARRALSGVGRTWIYEQFREGCIKPVKLGSRTLIPATEIERLVAELKVAA; translated from the coding sequence ATGAAAAAGCAGTTGTCGAACCCTTCGCCGGAACCGGCGGTTTATCTATACGACATTGATACGGCACGCCGCGCTTTGAGCGGTGTGGGGCGCACTTGGATATACGAACAGTTCCGTGAGGGCTGTATCAAGCCCGTGAAACTGGGCTCGCGAACCCTGATTCCTGCAACTGAAATTGAACGGCTGGTGGCCGAATTGAAGGTGGCAGCGTGA
- a CDS encoding phage gp6-like head-tail connector protein yields MSNVVILLTEFRAFMREVQDNQNYPVLQMAMDAAQEQVETFIGFSLDEFEGEHPAVIKQCICTLAMLMVDELPPEKAAQIQGEVERALRPYRREPGVRAG; encoded by the coding sequence GTGAGTAACGTCGTCATTCTACTGACCGAGTTCCGCGCCTTCATGCGCGAAGTTCAGGACAATCAAAACTACCCCGTCCTGCAAATGGCAATGGATGCCGCACAAGAGCAGGTGGAAACGTTCATTGGCTTTTCGTTGGATGAGTTCGAGGGGGAACATCCCGCTGTCATCAAGCAGTGCATTTGCACGCTCGCCATGCTGATGGTGGACGAGCTCCCGCCTGAGAAGGCCGCACAAATCCAAGGCGAAGTCGAGCGGGCGTTGCGTCCGTATCGCCGTGAGCCGGGGGTGCGTGCCGGATGA
- a CDS encoding tyrosine-type recombinase/integrase, translated as MSIFYGFVERGLFVGFRKLDQGGNWIARFRNEDGKQVYMALGPVTTTNDYETAKREARRWSMSVEAGVKSSDVETVGEACIDYVEGLKSESREDAAQDALQRFQRCVLNDPLGKIKLSQIRERHLEAWRQRMMAGEFEPVPVKGARKVKPLTPSVFKRTLTTLKAALNRAVRKRYVSAERALEWQEIKPEKDADGRRDLYLDRAQRRALMEAADESLRDIVECLILTGCRPGDPALTLRKHYDGRTGSIRFTSKGHDRTIPLSPAARKLFDRLARGKLPNAYLFTQSDGMPWDSKAWHAPIREAVSKAKVPDKTVLYTLRHSWITDAIVGGMDLLTVAKLVGTSLQMIEKHYGHLVQDAARDKLAQLEFV; from the coding sequence GTGTCGATTTTTTACGGGTTCGTCGAACGTGGATTGTTTGTTGGATTCCGCAAGCTAGATCAGGGTGGAAACTGGATCGCCCGTTTTCGGAATGAGGACGGCAAACAGGTCTATATGGCGTTGGGTCCGGTCACGACCACGAATGACTATGAGACCGCCAAGCGTGAAGCCCGCCGCTGGTCCATGTCGGTCGAGGCGGGCGTGAAATCCAGCGACGTGGAAACAGTCGGTGAGGCATGCATCGACTATGTGGAGGGGTTGAAGTCGGAATCACGCGAGGATGCAGCACAAGATGCACTTCAACGTTTCCAGCGGTGTGTCTTGAATGACCCGCTAGGGAAGATCAAGTTATCGCAGATTCGGGAACGCCATTTGGAAGCATGGCGACAACGAATGATGGCGGGAGAATTTGAACCTGTGCCAGTGAAAGGTGCTCGCAAGGTGAAGCCGCTTACGCCGTCTGTTTTCAAACGCACGTTGACGACCCTGAAAGCGGCTCTAAACCGTGCCGTCCGCAAGCGGTATGTATCCGCCGAACGCGCCTTGGAATGGCAGGAAATCAAGCCTGAGAAAGACGCAGACGGAAGGCGCGACCTTTATTTGGATCGTGCACAGCGCCGCGCATTGATGGAAGCCGCCGATGAAAGCCTACGGGACATTGTCGAATGCTTGATCTTGACGGGATGCCGCCCGGGCGATCCAGCGCTGACGTTACGCAAGCACTACGATGGTCGAACCGGCTCTATTAGGTTTACTTCAAAGGGGCACGATCGGACCATACCGCTTTCACCCGCAGCCCGAAAGCTGTTTGACCGGCTCGCCCGAGGGAAGTTACCCAACGCGTATTTGTTCACCCAATCAGACGGCATGCCATGGGACTCGAAGGCGTGGCACGCGCCAATCCGCGAAGCAGTGAGCAAAGCCAAAGTGCCGGACAAGACTGTGCTTTACACGTTACGTCATAGCTGGATTACGGATGCCATCGTGGGTGGCATGGATCTATTGACGGTGGCCAAGCTAGTCGGCACGTCGCTGCAAATGATCGAGAAACATTATGGGCATCTGGTGCAAGATGCCGCACGCGACAAACTCGCACAACTGGAGTTTGTATAA